Proteins encoded together in one Theileria parva strain Muguga chromosome 3 map unlocalized ctg_530, whole genome shotgun sequence window:
- the Smc3 gene encoding SMC proteins Flexible Hinge domain protein translates to MYIKLIRLKNFRTYKDLTLFSLSPNYNAIVGLNGSGKSNVLLAVSFVLGDSVPGFTRSDYLFKGDQSSTSPDFSAFAELILDISDLNVNTLQSVDLQGTELSLQRVITESTDTFLINGTQVKFKDYKHFLHSIGLSPYSSSSPNSSSSLGSYVFYSVLQDSVTKLVSYSAEERLRLFRDAIGHNTFSHRVTECVKLLTETENVLEEVETGFSKLKRKLSALQLESDRHSNWKQLDTRRKVLESNLLQLKLNEMTQKLEKSHQLHDETRDKIVLIEGKIVLIEGKIGEISASLCEPTEETNLQQLQQRIGESIVELNDLESERIKLTEVNAVLSLELSELESELLRTGDKLTETTLRMGNMNLELDNTVKVLQEQLKYNQQQLKEHEITMNRLDKLLHQCAGDINSVLCEMEKCESDKNIQMQEYELSTQEMERITESKRVKQRELSVELGKLAKLKVNLQRAQETFKTTSHTNYHTLNILQQFLQTQESVAYVGVLIDMIEIRSEYRIAVEQVLGSRLFTIIVSTMDTAKKLINYIQQHNPTHNIQIISLDLIHPVNSVNGVNNVNSVNGVNNVNSVNGVNNVNSVNGVEVSEDRGERVVKMLNCVECGEELRGVLRMLLKDFNLVPDSKTALKLLSHNKNSVTPTGEIYYGNGIVTGGYVNLSSSILTNYYKMKSMEEEYNAIESRITELNSELETINRGLEEARVKYSLNKQNLNNTTEQFNSLNITLNNLKLNEEMLRMKLNSNKSNQYKQQIQHINNKLTKRKSERMDESRMMELRLERSGLQELKEELEEKLASLTLRKSDLSNNILRNTQLITQYDTQISDLKHALKSLQSTQNMTEQLNSNHNEEELMERMRLENELKQLQNQLKEENNKISSINHFINSIVIGMNEYKNELGCVDVSVREQMLNNFITQRDVILDQLSKIHQECDGMEYMSKINVKEYETLNAEFKLLEQRKNHILTSKQQILQSIHMLSRDKDRNLVDLLARMNSYLLEIFRHFVPNGSIKLVLRNSGIRYGACYRSQLTPGGSSSPYQDTISH, encoded by the exons ATGtatatcaaattaattCGTTTAAAGAATTTTAGGACCTATAAAGATTTAACCTTGTTCTCACTCTCACCCAATTACAACGCCATCG TTGGTCTGAATGGTTCTGGTAAGAGTAATGTGTTGTTGGCTGTGAGTTTTGTTTTGGGTGACAGTGTGCCTGGGTTTACCAGGTCAGATTACCTTTTCAAGGGCGACCAGAGCTCCACCTCGCCCGATTTTTCCGCTTTCGCAGAACTTATCCTCGACATCTCCGATCTAAATGTTAATACTTTACAATCTGTCGATCTTCAGGGGACTGAACTTAGCCTCCAACGTGTCATCACAGAGTCCACCGACACTTTTTTAATCAATGGAACACAAGTCAAATTCAAAGATTATAAACATTTCTTACACTCCATAGGGCTGTCCCCATACTCTTCTAGTTCCCCCAACTCTTCTAGTTCCCTAGGTTCATATGTGTTTTACAGTGTTTTACAAGATTCTGTGACTAAATTGGTATCGTATAGTGCGGAGGAACGGCTGCGGTTATTCCGTGACGCTATTGGGCATAACACTTTCAGTCACCGTGTGACCGAGTGTGTTAAACTATTAACTGAGActgaaaatgtgttagagGAGGTGGAGACGGGATTTTCCAAGTTGAAGCGAAAGCTGAGTGCGTTACAGTTGGAAAGTGACAGGCACAGTAATTGGAAACAGCTGGACACCAGGCGGAAAGTGCTAGAGTCAAACTTACTCCAGCTGAAACTCAACGAAATGACACAAAAACTCGAAAAGTCACACCAACTCCATGACGAAACACGGGATAAAATTGTACTAATAGAGGGTAAAATTGTGCTCATAGAGGGTAAAATTGGGGAAATCAGCGCTAGTCTATGTGAGCCTACTGAGGAAACGAATTTACAACAACTACAACAGAGAATTGGTGAGTCAATTGTGGAATTAAATGACTTGGAGAGTGAGAGAATTAAGCTAACGGAGGTGAACGCAGTGCTCTCGTTGGAACTCTCGGAGTTGGAGTCGGAGCTCCTTCGTACCGGTGACAAGTTAACAGAAACCACTTTACGTATGGGTAATATGAACTTAGAATTGGACAACACAGTTAAAGTCTTACAAGAGCAGCTAAAGTATAACCAGCAGCAGCTTAAAGAACATGAAATCACTATGAACAGGTTGGACAAATTACTCCACCAATGCGCTGGGGATATCAATTCTGTATTGTGTGAGATGGAGAAATGTGAATCTGACAAGAATATTCAGATGCAGGAGTATGAGTTAAGTACGCAGGAGATGGAAAGGATAACAGAATCAAAACGTGTGAAACAGCGTGAGTTATCAGTGGAGCTGGGGAAATTAGCAAAGCTAAAGGTAAACTTACAAAGAGCACAGGAAACATTCAAGACTACATCACACACAAATTATCACACACTAAACATACTACAACAGTTTCTACAAACTCAAG AATCTGTGGCATATGTGGGAGTGTTGATAGACATGATAGAGATCAGGTCAGAGTACAGGATAGCGGTGGAGCAAGTTCTGGGCTCAAGGCTATTTACAATAATTGTCTCCACAATGGACACTGCCAAAAAGCTCATCAACTACATCCAACAACACAATCCCACACACAACATACAAATCATCTCTCTCGACCTAATTCACCCTGTCAACAGTGTTAATGgagttaataatgttaatagtgttaatggagttaataatgttaatagtgttaatggagttaataatgttaatagtgttaatggAGTTGAAGTTAGTGAGGATCGGGGGGAAAGAGTGGTTAAGATGTTGAATTGTGTTGAGTGTGGCGAGGAGTTGCGTGGCGTTTTGCGGATGCTACTGAAGGATTTTAACCTTGTTCCAGACTCCAAAACGGCACTTAAACTACTATCACACAATAAAAATTCCGTTACGCCAACCGGGGAAATT TATTATGGCAATGGTATAGTGACTGGTGgatatgttaatttatcaagttCAATTcttacaaattattacaa AATGAAGAGTATGGAGGAGGAGTACAATGCTATAGAGTCTAGGATTACTGAGTTGAACTCAGAACTGGAAACTATTAACAGG GGGTTAGAGGAGGCCAGGGTGAAATATTCTTTGAATAAACAAAATCTCAACAACACAACGGAGCAGTTCAACTCTCTCAACATCACTCTCAATAATCTGAAACT AAATGAGGAAATGCTAAGGATGAAGTTGAACAGTAACAAATCCAACCAATACAAACAACAAATCCAACACATCAACAATAAACTCACAAA GAGAAAGAGTGAGAGGATGGATGAGAGTCGTATGATGGAGTTGAGGTTGGAGAGATCAGGTTTACAGGAGCTTAAGGAGGAGTTGGAGGAAAAGTTAGCCTCGCTGACACTGAGGAAAAGTGATTTATCCAACAATATCCTCAGGAACACACAACTGATCACACAATATGACACACAAATTTCTGATCTCAAACACGCTCTCAAATCACTCCAATCCACACAAAAC ATGACAGAACAACTTAACTCCAATCACAAT GAGGAGGAGCTGATGGAGCGTATGAGGCTGGAGAATGAGTTGAAGCAGTTACAAAACCAGCTAAAggaagaaaataataaaatatccTCAATCAatcattttatcaattcAATTGT AATTGGTATGAATGAGTATAAGAATGAGTTGGGTTGTGTGGATGTGAGTGTGAGGGAGCAGATGTTGAATAATTTCATCACTCAACGTGACGTCATTCTCGATCAATTGTCCAAAATTCATCAG GAATGTGACGGTATGGAGTACATGAGTAAGATCAACGTGAAGGAGTACGAAACCCTCAACG CCGAGTTTAAACTCCTCGAACAACGAAAAAACCACATCCTCACCTCCAAACAACAAATTCTACAATCCATCCAC ATGTTGAGTCGTGACAAGGATAGAAATTTGGTTGATTTGTTGGCGAGGATgaatagttatttactggAGATTTTCAGGCACTTTGTTCCAAACGGATCCATCAAActt GTGTTAAGGAATTCTGGTATCCGTTACGGGGCTTGCTACCGCTCACAACTTACTCCTGGGGGTTCTAGTTCTCCCTACCAGGACACTATCTCCCActaa
- the CK1 gene encoding Casein kinase I, which produces MLGRSLEIRVGGKYRLGRKIGSGSFGDIFIGTHITTGEDVAIKLESHRSRHPQLLYESKLYKLLAGGVGIPNIHWYGIEGEYNILIMDLLGPSLEDLFTICNRKLSLKTVLMLADQMLNRIEYCHSKNFIHRDIKPDNFLIGRGKKMSIVYIIDFGLAKKYRDSKTAQHICYREGKNLTGTARYASINTHLGIEQSRRDDMEALGYVLLYFMRGSLPWQGLKATSKKDKYDKISEKKIAIPVDLLCKQLPFEFVTFINYARSLRFEDRPDYSYLRRILKDLFFRQGYQYDFIFDWTFLHTAQLMHTMMTEDMDRFERITKEREHEDTNPRLVLKNKQ; this is translated from the coding sequence ATGCTGGGTAGATCATTGGAGATTCGTGTGGGTGGTAAGTACCGTTTGGGTCGTAAGATAGGGAGTGGTTCGTTTGGTGACATATTTATCGGGACGCATATAACGACTGGCGAGGACGTTGCGATAAAGTTAGAGTCGCATCGTTCGCGACATCCGCAATTACTGTACGAGTCGAAGTTGTATAAATTACTGGCAGGAGGTGTAGGGATACCAAATATTCACTGGTATGGCATAGAGGGCgagtataatatattaattatggACCTGTTAGGTCCATCCCTAGAggatttatttacaatttgtAACAGGAAACTGAGTTTAAAAACTGTGCTAATGCTGGCTGATCAAATGTTAAACAGGATAGAGTACTGTCACTCCAAGAACTTCATACATCGTGACATAAAGCCCGACAACTTCCTCATTGGACGCGGGAAAAAGATGTCAATTGTGTACATTATCGATTTTGGGTTGGCTAAGAAATACCGAGACTCGAAGACTGCGCAGCATATCTGTTACCGTGAGGGCAAGAACCTCACGGGCACCGCACGTTACGCGAGCATAAACACACATTTGGGAATTGAGCAGAGCCGTAGAGATGATATGGAAGCTCTAGGatatgttttattatatttcatGCGGGGTAGTTTACCGTGGCAGGGCCTCAAGGCCACGTCCAAAAAGGACAAATATGACAAGATCAGCGAAAAAAAAATCGCAATTCCAGTTGATCTTTTGTGCAAACAACTGCCATTTGAATTTGTCACCTTTATTAACTATGCCAGGTCATTGAGGTTTGAGGACAGACCTGATTACTCGTACCTCAGACGCATACTCAAGGACCTGTTCTTCAGACAAGGATACCAGTATGATTTCATATTTGACTGGACCTTTTTACACACGGCACAGCTCATGCACACCATGATGACCGAGGATATGGACAGATTCGAACGCATCACCAAGGAACGAGAACATGAAGATACCAATCCCAGACTCgtactaaaaaataaacaataa
- the SMC3 gene encoding RecF/RecN/SMC N terminal domain protein: protein MVCVGGQKSVITLTFVLGLQRLRPTAFYLLDEVDSALDEHYRHKLAKLLSSLNTQIILTSFKEELLMPSEVFYEITNENGVSHTKEVTLNKAIEIIQHEPLGLSN, encoded by the exons atGGTATGTGTAGGAGGTCAGAAGAGTGTGATAACGTTGACGTTTGTGTTGGGTTTGCAGCGTTTGAGGCCTACGGCGTTTTACTTACTGGACGAGGTCGACTCTGCTCTTGACGAACATTACAGACATAAACTCGCCAAGTTGTTATCCTCACTCAATACACAAATTATTCTCACCAGCTTTAA AGAGGAGTTGCTAATGCCGTCTGAGGTGTTTTATGAGATAACAAACGAAAATGGAGTCAGCCACACAAAGGAAGTCACACTCAACAAAGCCATCGAAATTATTCAACAC gagCCTTTAGGACTAAGTAATTAG
- a CDS encoding putative methyltransferase family protein, with protein MGKKGKRVRRMGKRGLEEIRSRLSGSRFRCINEKLYKCKSDISFTMFNSDPKLYSAYHEGYRNQVLTWPYNPVDKVIQWLKQRQELVNIGDFGCGDALIAKTFTKKVYSYDLVATNEHVTACNIKRVPLETGVLDVVIFCLSLMGTDWPLFILEATRTTKIKGRLKIVEVTSRISNPKEFINFITSFGYALHSSNHNTTGDYFVWFEFVLEDRKEIKEDKLLQYNHLLTPCLYKQR; from the exons ATGGGAAAAAAGGGTAAAAGAGTGAGAAGAATGGGAAAGAGGGGATTGGAGGAGATAAGGAGTAGGTTGTCTGGGAGTAGATTCCGTTGTATAAATGAGAAGTTATACAAGTGTAAGAGTGACATTAGCTTTACAATGTTCAACAGTGACCCCAAGCTATACTCTGCG TACCACGAAGGATATCGAAATCAAGTGCTAACTTGGCCTTACAACCCCGTAGATAAAGTAATTCAATGGCTCAAACAACGTCAAGAACTTGTTAA tatCGGCGATTTCGGATGCGGTGACGCACTTATCGCTAAAACTTTCacaaa GAAAGTGTATTCGTATGATTTGGTGGCTACAAATGAGCATGTGACTGCgtgtaatattaaaagg GTCCCACTGGAGACTGGAGTGTTAGACGTTGTAATATTCTGTCTCAGCCTCATGGGCACTGACTGGCCCTTATTCATCCTCGAAGCCACAAGAACCAccaaaattaa GGGAAGATTGAAGATAGTTGAGGTTACAAGTCGCATATCAAACCCTAAAGAATTCATTAACTTCATTACTTCTTTCGGTTACGCATTACACAGTTCCAATCACAACACTACC GGTGACTATTTTGTGTGGTTTGAGTTTGTGTTGGAGGATAGGAAGGAGATAAAAGAGGACAAGTTACTGCAGTATAATCACTTGCTAACACCGTGCCTATACAAACAACGctaa